Sequence from the Streptomyces sp. NBC_00358 genome:
TCTCGCCCTGCGGATGGTCGGACACCGGATCACCGCGCTGATCGCCGTGGCCTGCGCGGTTCTCGGCGGCGCGGCCCTGATCACCGGTACCGGCGTACTGGCCGAGTCCGGTCTGCGTTCCCATCTGCCCGTCGGCCGTCTCGGCGGCGCGGGCGTCGTCGTCGCGGCCGACCAGGAGTTCCACCCGAGCGGCGACCTGCCGATCGCGCTCCCGGAACGTCGTACGGTCCCGGCTGAACTGGTGCGGAAACTGGCCGAGTTGCCGGGTGTCACCGATGCGGTCGGCGACATCGGCTTCCCCGCCGCCCTCGTCGACGCCCATGGACGGGTCGTACCGGCCGGGGATCCCCGGGCATCGGGGCACGGCTGGTCCTCGGTGAGGCTGCTGGACGGTGCTCAGGTCCACGGCAGCGGGCCGTCCGGTTCCGGCGAGATCGCCGTGGACAGCGCCACCGCCGCCGCGGCGGGAGTGAAGGTGGGCGACTCGATCGAGGCCGTCGCGGGCGCCCGGCCCGCCGCCCGTTATAGCGTCTCGGCGGTCGTCGACGCGCCGGGCGCCGGCGTCTTCTTCGCCGACAGGACGGCCGTACGACTGTCCGGGAGAGATGGGCGGAACGGCGACTCGCGCGCCGGGACCGTCGACCTCATCGGTCTGCGCACCGCACCCGGTTCCGAGGAGCGGGTCGCCGACGAAGTCCGTACGAAGCTGAAGGGCACGGGGTTCACGGGGCTGGAGGCGGTCACCGGTGCGAGTCGCGGGGACCTCGTGTCGCCCGGCGCGGGCGCGAGCCGCTCCCTCCTGGTCCTCCTCGCCGGTTCGCTCGCCGGCATCATCCTGCTGATCACCGGGTTCGTCATGGCGAGCGCGCTGGCCGTGTCGATCGCCGGGCAGCGTCGCGACCTGGCGCTGATGCGGGCCGTCGGCGCGACTCCGAAGCAGATCCGGCGACTTGCCGCCGCCCAGTCCACCGTCGTCGCGGCCATGGCCCTCGTCCCCGGTGTGGCGCTCGGCTACCTGCTGGCCGGGCAGTTCCGCGGGCTGCTGGCGGACCGCGGGGTCGTTCCCTCCGAACTCCCGCTGACCCTCAGCCCGTTGCCCGCCCTCGCGACGATCGTCCTCATGGCCCTGGTCGTACAGGTCTCGGCACGGGGCTCGGCCTGGCGCACCTCCCGCATGCCGGCCACCGAGGCCGTCGCCGAGTCGCGCAGCGAGCCGCGCGATCCGTCGCGGACCCGGACGCGCATCGGCCTCCTCGTCATCGTCGCCGCGACCACCATGTCGGCCACACCCCTCTTCTCCCGTACCGCCATCGGCGCGACAGCCACCTCCATCGCGGGCATTCTCGGCGCGATCGGCCTGGCCCTGGCCGGCCCGGCTCTCGTCCGGGGCATCGGGAACGCGGCGGCCCGGCGCACCCGCTCCGGCGTCTCCGCGCCGACCTGGCTGGCGATGGCCAACGTCCGCGCGTACGCCCTGCGCAACGCGGGAATCGTCAGCTCCTTGGCCATGGCGGTCGTGTTCGTCCTGACGTACACCCTCACCCAGACCACCGTGCTGGCCGCCACGGCGGACGAGACCCGCGTCGGCACCCTCGCCCAGCAGCGCCTCGGCGCGCCGGGCCTGGGCGGACTGCCCGACGGCACGCTCTCCGCCGTACGGGACACGACCGGCGTACGGGCGGCGGCCCCGGTGAGCACGACCACGGTGGTGTGGCCGTACAAGATGTTCGGCGACACGGAGACCGATTCCGGCTCCGCGACGATCCTCACCCCGGACGCGTCGGACGTCCTCGACCTCGATGTACGGGCGGGGAGCCTGGACCGTCTCACCGGCGCCACGATCGCCGTGAGCAGCGATGTCGCCCGCTCGCGCGCCGCGGAAGTGGGCCATCGGGTGAGCCTCGTCCTCGGGGACGGCGCGCGGGTCGACGCCGAGGTCGTCGCGGTCTACGGCCGTGCTCTCGGCTTCGGCACCGTGGTGCTCTCCCACGACCTGGCGGCCGGACACACCACGACGGGGCTCGACCAGAGCATCCTCGTCCGCACGGACGGCACCGCGACCGCCCGCCAGGCACTGACAGCCCTCGCCGCGTCCCACCCGGGTCTGGCACTGGAGGACACGAATCCCCCGTCCGGCGACGGTCTGAGGGACGCCCCGCCCGAGGTGTGGATCAACCTGGCCGTCATCGTGGTCCTGCTCGTCTACCTCCTGCTGAGCATCGCCAACAAACTCGTCGCCGCCACCGCCCAGCGCCGGGTCGAACTGGGGGCGCTCCGCCTCATCGGCACCACACCTCGTCAGATCCGCGCGATGATGCGGCGCGAGGCAGCGGTGACCGCCGCCACCGCGCTCACCACGGCCCTGCTGCTGTCCGCCGTGCCCCTCGCCCTCCTGGGCCAGGGCTTCCTCGGCCGCCCCTGGCCCGCGGGCCCCGCCTGGCTGCTGCCCGCCCTCGCGCTCACCGTCACCGTCACGGCATTCCTCACCATCGAACTCCCCACCCGCCAGGCGCTGCGCACGCCACCCGCCGACGCCGTCCGCGCCCAGTGACCCGGCTCGCGTCCACGACGAGGCGGGACCGCTCGTCCGGCGATACGTCCGGCCCTGTCGGGGGTGCCCCTGCGGCCTGACGCCACCGCGCTCAGGCGAGTACGGCGGGCCGCCCGCCCCCGGCGATGACCCATCAGGACGCCGCCCTCGGCCCGGCGGCGACCACGGCTCCGATCGACGGCGGTACAGCCTGCTGTACCGCCACTCGGGGCGCTCACGGCAATGATCCGCGGACGCGTGACTGGTGTGCTGAACACGTCACCTCAGCCGGCTTCCGACACAGCTCCGACCGCTTCCGACCGCTTCCGAAGGGACACCACGGTGAGCAGCATCCAAGACCCCGTCAGTATCGAAACGCGACCGGCCGACACGGGCCGCGAGGACGGCACCGGCCTGCGGGGCAGCATCCGCCGCCGCCCCCTGACCTGGTTCTTCTCGCTGGCATACCTGCTGAGTTGGACCGCATGGACGCCGTACGTCCTGTCCGAGAACGGCCTGGGCGTCTGGCACTTCACCTTTCCCGGAGGCGGCCCCGGCAGCCAGCTCTTCGGCGTCCTGCCCGGCGCCTACCTCGGCCCGATCCTGTCGGCACTCCTGGTGACCGGCGCGACCGAAGGACGCCGCGGACTACGGGCCTGGCGCGGCCGGATGACCAAGTTCAAGGTCGGCTGGCGCTGGTACGTCGTGGTTCTCTTCTCGGTGCCCGCCGCGCTGACCCTCACCTCGGTCGCGTTGTCCGGCCGCGGTCCCGCGATGCCGCCCGTCGTCATGCTGGCCGCGTTCCTGCCCGGCCTGCTCGTGCAGATGGTCACCACCGGCCTCGCCGAGGAGCCCGGCTGGCGCGAGTTCGCCATGCCCCGCCTGCAGCGCCGCTACGGCCCGCTGTTCGGCACCCTCGTCGTCGGTCCGCTGTGGGGCGCCTGGCACCTCCCGCTGTTCCTGACCCAGTGGGGCAACTGGCCGCACGTGTCCTGGACCACGCCGCTGGAGTTCATCGTCACCGCGATCGCCTTCAGCTTCGTCATGACATGGGTGTTCAACCGCACCGGCGAGAGCCTGCCGATGGCCATGCTGCTGCACTGCGGCGTCAACAACTACATGTCCCTCGCCTGGTCCGCCATGTTCCCCACACTGTCCCGCGAAGACGCCACCCACGCCTTCCTGCTCAGCGCCACCGTCGCCGCCCTCGTCCTGTTGGTCGCCACCCGCGGCCGACTGGGCTGTCCACCGGCACACGACGCCTCCACGCTGCCGGGCCGGACGGCTTGACCGCGGCGGTCGTCCACGTCACGCGGGGGATCGGACTCGCTCACCTTGTGGACTCCACCGTGTACCAGCCGCCGGCCGGCGCGGCGATGGGCAGCAGTGCGACGGCCTCGGCAGCGACGCCTCCGTGCCCGTACCCTTCCTCGGCGGCGACGCCCACGGCGCCGGCGTCCACCGCGAACCGCGGTACCTGGTCCGGGCGGAACTGCCACCGGCCGCCGCGCTGCGGGCCGCGACCCCGGCGCGCCGCGTCTCCCTGAACGCCCGCGGAAGCATCGCCGGTTGGACAGGCGTTTCGCCCGCCCGAGCGGTCCGGAAGGTGTCGGGCCGGGCGGCAGCCGTCGGTAGGCAGTGTGGAGCCGGAATCGGCGTGTGTGCGTCAGCCGAGGGGAGCGGGCACAGAAAATCTTCACTGTTTCCGAACCGAGTTCATATGATGCACAGGTCAACAGGCTTGGCCCGAGGGGAACTTCGGCCCGCCTATCAAGGTTCTCATGGGGGATTCATGCGTCTACGCGTTGCGGCCGCCGTAGCTTCCGGTGGCGTCGTTCTGTCCGCGCTCGCTCTTCCGATAGCCGCCCAGGCGGCGGAGCGTCCGGGTGCGTCGACGAAGCTCAGCTCCTTCACCTCGAAGACCGTTCGTCCGAAGGACTCGTTGGGCAACACCAAGTTCTCGAACGCGGTCATCAACGGCGGCAAGGACATCGTCCTCGGCACCACCGGCACGAAGTCCGTCACCGTCACGTACACCGCCACCAACCAGAGCGGCGTCGCCCTCACCGAGGCCTTCCTGTGGCAGGGCACCGACAGCTCGACCACGGACGGCATCACCGGCGGCCTGGGGACGGACGACGACCCCAACTGCACGGAGTCGGCGACCCAGGGCGTCTACACCTGCAAGGCCGTCTTCAACATCCACCCCGCCACCGACATGAAGGACAACGGCGTGGCAGGGACCTGGAAGCTGTTCCTGGGCGCCTGGGACCTGTACGCGAACGCCGGCTACAACGACGACGTCGCCACCGTCTCGGTCAAGAAGTCCTCCACGCTGACCGCGAATGCCACGCCCGAGCCGGTCAAGAAGGACAAGACCATCACGGTCACGGGCAAGCTCGCCCGCGCGAACTGGTCGACCGGCAGTTTCGCCGGCTACGTGTCCCAGCCCGCGAAACTGCAGTTCCGCAAGAAGGGCAGCAGCACCTACACCACCCTCAAGACGGTCACGACCAACAGCACCGGCGTCCTGAAGACCACCACCAAGGCCACGGTCGACGGTTACTACCGCTACGTCTTCGCGGGCACCTCCACCACCGCCGCCGCGACGGCCCCCGGCGACTTCGTCGACGTCAGGTAAGCAGTCCGGTTCGCACCGCGCGTCACCGCCCCGGTGCCGGGCCGCCGTGCATGACAGCGCCCCGGCACCACGCGATTCGCGAAGCGCGGGTGCGACCTGACGAACCGGCCCCGGCGCGCCTTCGAAGGGGCGCGTCGGGGCCGGTTCGGGTTTGAATCGCAGCCGCTGTTACGGGCGGATGCCGGCGTCAGCCACGGTGTGAGTGGTGGCACTCGTGATGGGCGGGGAGCCAGACGCGGATCCACTGGCCGGGGTGCCAGCGGTGGTGCCGGTCCCGGAACGCCGGGCGCCACTGCCGTGCCCAGTGGCCTGCCACCTTCACGCAGTGGTGCGACGCCACCGACGGCCGGTGGTCCTGCGGGGCGGCCGACGCGGTACCGACCGCACCGACGACCCCGCCCGCGGCCAGGGCCACCGTCGCCGCCCCCAGGGCCGCGGCCCTCTTCAATCCGTTGATCATGTTCAGACCTTTCCGTACGAACCGGAGCTGACGCCCCGGCACTGCCCGGACCATCCGGCCGGGCACGCACTGATCCTGACCCTCGGACATGGCCAAATCGCCACAGAACACTGCCTCTTAAGAAATGCAAATCAACTTCTCATTCACCATAAATAGTCACATTTAAGTACGCGAGTGGCGCGGCTCGTCCCACATCGACAGCCCTCCGGACTTCACCTCCTCGCAGCACCTGCCGCTCCCGGTGTCGACGGACCATCAGCCCGTGAGCAGCGTCGAAGAAGAGGGCGCGTGCCACGTGCGGGGCGATGCTCCGGGAACGGAGCCGGCGCACAACTGGTCACCGTGGCCGCCCGCCAGCATGTCCCGCTGGGCCGGCCTCGTCGGCCTGGTCGCCGGCGGACTGCTGCTCTGCCCGGACCTGTCCCCGCCACTCGCCGTTGAGCCCGATCCGTGCATCCTGCACGCAGGGCTACGACGATCGCTGCGGGCGCGACCCGGCCGCAAGGGGTTTCACCGTCCCGTCGGCTCAACTGCAATGGCCAATGCGCGGGTTGGAATAGGACCGCTGCGTTTGCGGCCCTCGAAACGGGACGCGACAATGGACGGGCGATCCGATTTGTCGTACGGCCCATCGTGTGGCCGAGAGACGAGGACGCCATGACCGAGAAGGGCACCCCGGAGCTTCCATTCACCGAAGGATCGGTGTGGTCCCTCCAGCTGATTCAGGTCAAGCCGGGCGCGACGAGAAAATACCTGGATGTGTTGCGCCAGACCTGGAAGCCCGTGATGGACGAAGCGCAGCGGACGGGCCTGATAACCCGCTATCGGATTTTGATGGGGCCGCCCGCAAGCCCGGACGACTGGAGCGTACTGCTCGCAGTGGAAGTGCCGGACATGGCTTCCCTGGACGGGTTCGGGCAAAAGCTCGCCGTGATCGAGGCCGAGCTGAGCGACGGTGAGCACCGTACCGGCGGTGAGCAAGGTACAGGCAGTGGCGGCCTCCGCGACGTTCTTGGAGCGAAGCTCGTGCGGGAGGTCACCCTCGCCTAGAAGCCCAGCCGATCGCCTTTCAGCGTGCAACGCTTCGGGGCCCGAGCGGGAGGACACAACGTCATGGAGCCAAGGAAAGAGACGCAGCAGAGCAAAGAGACCAGGCGGACACTCGACCTGAAGCGCGAGGTTCTGCGTGATCTCGACGATCCGCTGCTCAGCAGTCAAGGCTGGACCCTCTGGTGCTGCGACGACGCCCCTCTGCGCGCGCAGCGCTCGCCGAACGGGGCGCCGCCGGAGTAGCAGGGTGATGGACATTCGCCCCGTTGTCAGAGTTCCCAGCGCGGAGTTCAGCCCGCACGCCTTCAT
This genomic interval carries:
- a CDS encoding ABC transporter permease, translating into MFRLALRMVGHRITALIAVACAVLGGAALITGTGVLAESGLRSHLPVGRLGGAGVVVAADQEFHPSGDLPIALPERRTVPAELVRKLAELPGVTDAVGDIGFPAALVDAHGRVVPAGDPRASGHGWSSVRLLDGAQVHGSGPSGSGEIAVDSATAAAAGVKVGDSIEAVAGARPAARYSVSAVVDAPGAGVFFADRTAVRLSGRDGRNGDSRAGTVDLIGLRTAPGSEERVADEVRTKLKGTGFTGLEAVTGASRGDLVSPGAGASRSLLVLLAGSLAGIILLITGFVMASALAVSIAGQRRDLALMRAVGATPKQIRRLAAAQSTVVAAMALVPGVALGYLLAGQFRGLLADRGVVPSELPLTLSPLPALATIVLMALVVQVSARGSAWRTSRMPATEAVAESRSEPRDPSRTRTRIGLLVIVAATTMSATPLFSRTAIGATATSIAGILGAIGLALAGPALVRGIGNAAARRTRSGVSAPTWLAMANVRAYALRNAGIVSSLAMAVVFVLTYTLTQTTVLAATADETRVGTLAQQRLGAPGLGGLPDGTLSAVRDTTGVRAAAPVSTTTVVWPYKMFGDTETDSGSATILTPDASDVLDLDVRAGSLDRLTGATIAVSSDVARSRAAEVGHRVSLVLGDGARVDAEVVAVYGRALGFGTVVLSHDLAAGHTTTGLDQSILVRTDGTATARQALTALAASHPGLALEDTNPPSGDGLRDAPPEVWINLAVIVVLLVYLLLSIANKLVAATAQRRVELGALRLIGTTPRQIRAMMRREAAVTAATALTTALLLSAVPLALLGQGFLGRPWPAGPAWLLPALALTVTVTAFLTIELPTRQALRTPPADAVRAQ
- a CDS encoding CPBP family intramembrane glutamic endopeptidase; this translates as MSSIQDPVSIETRPADTGREDGTGLRGSIRRRPLTWFFSLAYLLSWTAWTPYVLSENGLGVWHFTFPGGGPGSQLFGVLPGAYLGPILSALLVTGATEGRRGLRAWRGRMTKFKVGWRWYVVVLFSVPAALTLTSVALSGRGPAMPPVVMLAAFLPGLLVQMVTTGLAEEPGWREFAMPRLQRRYGPLFGTLVVGPLWGAWHLPLFLTQWGNWPHVSWTTPLEFIVTAIAFSFVMTWVFNRTGESLPMAMLLHCGVNNYMSLAWSAMFPTLSREDATHAFLLSATVAALVLLVATRGRLGCPPAHDASTLPGRTA